The nucleotide window AACAGAATCAAAAGTTATGCCAACATATTTTATGACAAATGAAGAGTTAAAGTCTCTATATTATTATATTCGTAATATAAAATAAGCTTCTTAAACAAATCTTAATATAAATTTAAGTAAAATTCGCGTTCAAAATTTAAAACAAAGGAAATGTTATGTTAGAGGGTATCATAAGAGATAGTATAACAAAACAAGCAACTAAAACTTTAAGAAGAGATGGTTACTTAATTGCAAATATCTATGGAAAAGGTTTAGAAAACGTTAATGCTGCATTCAAAAAGAATGATTTCATTAAATATTTAAGAAACAAAACAACACTTGCATTTGATGTAAATGTTGGTGGAAACCAAATCAAAGTTGTAGTTCAAGAGTATCAAAAAGATCCTATTACTTCTGATTTAGTTCATGTTGATTTAATGGTTGCACAACCAGGTGTTAAAACTACTTATAAAGTTCCTGTAACTGTAGAAGGTACACCAAAAGGTCTTAAAAATAAAGGTCTATTTGTTTATCATAAGAAAAGAGTTCCAGTTAAATCTACAATTGAAAACTTACCAGAGTCTTTCCATTTAGAAATTTCTGATCTTGATACTGGTGATAACATCCTAGTTAGAAACTTAGAATTACCAGAAGGTGTTCAATGTTTCTTAGATCCAAGAGTACCAATCGTAGGTGTAATTAAAGCTAAGTAATCTTAGGTTTAAAATGCATTTAATAGTAGGTCTTGGGAATATTGGTGAAAAATACCAATTAACTAGACACAATGTAGGTTTTTTAGTCATTGATGAAATGACTAAAAGCCTACAATCTTCAAATATAAATAAATCAAACTTCAAAGCTGATGTTTTAAAATCTGGTTATAACTTATTTGTTAAACCAAGTACTTATATGAACAACTCAGGTCAAGCAGTTGTTGCTATCAAAGATTATTATAAAATTGACATAGAAAATATAATCGTTATTCATGATGATTTAGATTTACCATTTGGAACTGTTAAGTTTAAAATAGGTGGTGGTCATGGTGGACATAATGGTCTTAGGTCATTGGACTCACATATTGGCAAGGATTATATTCGTGTACGAATTGGAATAGGGAAGCCAGAAGATAAGTCTGACGTTGCAAATTATGTATTATCAAACTTTTCAAAAGAGGAATTAAATAAATTAGAAGGTATAATCACTCATACTATTAAAGCAATTGAAGCACTTAAAAGTGAACCAATTGACGAAGTAAAATCTAAATTTACATTGAAATAATGATATGAGAATAATAACAAAATATATTTTAAAAAAATACCTAATTAATTTTATTATTGTATTAATGTCCTTGCAACTATTTTTTGTAGGAATGGACTTTTTACAGAATTCGAAAGATTTGCCTGCTTCAGCCAATCTACAACTTTTATATCTTATGTATAATAGTTTTTTTACATTAACATTAACTTTGCCCTTATCATTGGTATTTGGATGGATTGTTACATTAGTTATTTTTGTTAGAAACAATGAATTAGTTGCTTTTTCTTCTTTAGGTGCAAAAAGAGTTAATATCTATTTTCCTGTAGTTATAATCTCTTTTATTTTATTAGCTATTTTAATATTTATTCAAACAACACCACTTGCATACTCGTATGAACAAAAGAAAAAGATACTTGATGGAAACTATTTTTCTAGTTCAAAATCTGATATTTTCTTAAAATATGATAATAATTTTATCTACTTTAAAAAACTTCATCCTTTAAGAAAAGAGGCAGAAGATATTCATATTTATAAAGTAGAAGATAGAGATTTAGTTGAAACTATTATTGCAAAAAGAGCATATTTCCAAAATAATAAATGGTATGTTGTTGATGCGAAAATAGTTAAAAAACCTAAAGAGATGAATTTTGAAACTTCTAGATTAGAAGTAAGATATGAAAAATTTTTAAATACTTTAGAAGGCTTTAAACCTAAAATTCTTGATAATGTATATGAAGAAAAATCTAATTTTTCTATTATGGATGCATTTTCTGCATTGTCTTTACTTGAAAAACAAGGTGTAAATACAGATAAAATTAGAGCGGCAATCTATTATGAGATTTTTATACCATTTTTTATTTTACCTTTAATTATGATAATATTTAGTTACACTTCATTAAATCGAAGATTCTTTAATGTAGGTAGTTATACATCATTAACAATATTTGGTACATTAGTTATTTGGGGTATCTTTTTTATGCTATATAAGTTTTCAAATAGTGGTGTGATTAAGCCAGAACTATCGTTGTTATTGCCTTTATTCTTGTGGTTTAGTGGTACATATATTATTTATAAGAAGAGAAAGAAGAATGGCTAAAGTTAAAGCATATGGAATTTTATTATATAAAATACAGAACGAAAGTATTAAAGTTTTACTTTGTAAGTCTGTTAAGAGTCTTGATAGATGGGGATGCTTAAAAGGTGTTATCTTAAAAGGGGAAAGCTCAAAAGAGTGTGCAAAAAGAGAGTTTAAAGAAGAGTGTGGAATAACTGTTCCTACTTTTATTTTTGAAAAATATTTTTCTCAAGAGAATGATGAAAAAGATATTGGTGTTTGGATTGTAAATGCTAATAAAATAGAAGGTATTGACTCTTTCTTTTCCAAAGATAAACTTCTTGATAACTATCTTTCATGGGAAAATTCAAAGGTTAAGTTTTTTGATATAAAAGATTTACCAAAGATAAAAAAGAAACAGTCTCAATTAGTCTCTAAAATTAAGGGTTTTTTAGAAAATATGAATCGACACCATTAGCAATACCTTTTGCTAATGCTTTTTGATATTTAGTTTGATATAATCTTCTAGACTCTTCAGGGTGAGTAATATATCCAACTTCAATTAAAACTGATGGCATTTGTGCACCAACTAAAACCCAAAATGGTCCTTCTCTAACTCCACCATCAACTACTTCTTTATAGATTTTTCTTGCATTAAATAGCATATTTCTTTGAATATCAATTGATAGTTTATGTGAAGCAGTAATTCTTGGTCTATTTAAAGATTCTAAGAATGCTTTTTTTGTAGAACCATTCATTTTACTAACATCTGAACCATTCTCTTTTGCTGCAACTCTTTTAGCTCTTTCACTTCTTGCTGGACTTAAAAAGAAGGTTTCTATTCCTTCTAATTTATTTGCTTTTGCTTTTCCAATAGCATTTGCATGAATTGAAATAAATATATCAGCACTTTTTTTATTTGCTAAGACAGTTCTATTTCTCACTTTTATAAATCTGTCTTTGTTTCTAGTAAGATATACTTTATATCCTCTTTTTTTCAAATGAGATTCTAAATATTTTGCTACTTTAAATACCACAACTTTTTCATATCTTTTTCTAGGACCAATTCCTCCAGGATCTTTCCCTCCATGTCCTGCATCAATAACTACAACTTTATTAAGACCAGGTCTATATTGAACCTTTTTAGGTTTTTTAGTAGTAGTTTTTGAACTATTACTAGCATTGTTTTTTGTATCAAGGACTTTTAAAATTAGTCTTTTATTATTTACAAAGAAATAGACAGTTTTTAGGTTATAATTATCTTCAAAAAGTATTCTTAAAGTATTAGGAGTTTTTTGTTTAATAACTATTTGTTTAACCCCATCAATACTTAATTTTGTAGGGTAGGCATCTTTAAAACTACCCTTAATATCGTATATATCTTGATATCCAGATTTTACTTTTTCTTCGAAGAAGTTTATATAGTTTTTAGAAACTTTTGTTTTAAAATCTATAATTATCATATTTTTTCTAGATTCAACTGCTTTAATTGTATATTTATAGTCTTCTGCTCTTTTTTCAATCTCTTTAGAAATTTTTGTTTTAGTAGTCTTTTTAGTTTTTACAACTTCTATTAGTTCTATTTTTATATGTTTTTTTGTTTGATTGTTATATTTATTTAATTCACTTTGGTATTTTGTAATATCTTTATTTAATTTTTTACCAGCTTTAATAAGTATCTTTAAATTTTTTATTTCTTTATCTTTATCACTGTTAAGTACAGCTTTTAAATAGTCCATTCTTGCATCGTTGTACTCTTCTAAAGTACTAGCAAGAATTGAGTTTGTAGTTAAGGTTAATATGAGAAAGGTTTGAAGGAAAAATCTTTTAAGAATTTTTATTCTCCTTTTGTAAGTTTTTCCATTAATTCATGAACTGAAATTAATCTATCAACTTTATATCCATTTGCTCCAGTGAAGAATAATCCTGTATCTAAATCACCTTGATAAGCAGCGCCAAGTCTATCTGCAATACAATATCCTACTGCTCTTGCTTCAACACCTCTATGGCATGGAGCAACACAGTTAGAAATACAAACTACTTTTGGAGCAGTTTTTTCTTCTAAAGATTTTTGAAGGTTTGTCATAACACCTCTTGCAGGAAGACCAACAGGAGATTTCATAAGTTTAATATCATCTTCTTTTGAATCAATTAAAACCTTTTTTAGGTTTGTATCTGCATCACATTCATATGTACCAATGAATCTTGTTGCCATTTGAACACCAGCACAACCCATAGCCATGAATTTATCAATGTCATTTTTATCCCAGATTCCACCAGCAGCAATAATAGGAATATCTTCTCCCCAATTTTTTGCTTCTTCAATTACAGGAGGAACTATGTTCTCTAATTTAGACTCTTCTTTGAAACAGTCTTCATATTTAAATCCTTGGTGTCCTCCACTTAATGGACCTTCAACGATAATTGCATCTGGAACTTTGTTGTATTTTTTCCATTTTTTGCAAATTAGTTTTAAAGCTCTTGCAGAACTTACAATTGGAACAAGTGCTACTTCAGGATAGTCTTGAGTAAATTTTGGCATATTTGTAGGAAGTCCTGCACCAGTGATGATAATATTTATACCAGCTTCACAGGCATCTTTTACCATTCTTCCATAATCATTACAAGCATGAAGAATGTTACATCCAAGTGGTGCGTCTCCACAGATTTTTCTTGCATTCTCTACTATTTCAAAAAATGCATCTCGTGAGTAGAAGTTCATTACATCTTTTGGTTTATCTTTTCTTAAAACGATATTTACGTTTTCACTGGCATTTTTATAATAACCAGTACCTACTGATGATATAACTCCAAGACCACCTTCTTTACTAACATTTCCTGCTAATTGATCCCAGCTGATTCCAACACCCATTCCACCTTGGATAATCGGGTGTTTTATCTCATATTTCCCTATTTTCAAATCTAACCTTCTTTATTTTATTATTATCTTAGCGAAACTTTTTTTACCTTTTTGTAAAATATATTCTCCCGCTTCTAAATTTAATTTTTCATCTTGTACTTTTTCTTGATTTATTGAAACAGCATTTGCTTTAACATCTCTTCTTGCTTGTGAAGTAGACTTAACTAATCCCGAATCAACTAATGCTTGACAAATCCAAATTCCAGCTTCTAATTCAAACTCTGGCATATCACTTGGAATATCTTTTTTAGCAAATACTTTCTCGAACTCTTCTTTTGCTTTTTCTCCAGAACCAGTACCGTGGTATCTTTCAACAATTTCCATAGCTAAAGATTCTTTTACTTTTTTAGGATGTAAAGAACCATCATTTACATCTTTTTGCATTTGCTCAATCTCTTTTAATGATTTTGAAGATAGTAATTCAAAATATCTCCACATTAATTCATCTGAGATAGATAATACCTTTCCAAACATATCATTTGCTTTATCTGTAACACCAATATAATTTCCTAAGGATTTAGACATTTTTTGAACACCATCTAATCCTTCTAAAATTGGCATCATTAAAACAGCTTGTTGTTTTTTACACTCATATGCTTTTTGTAGAGTTCTTCCCATAAGTAAGTTAAACTTTTGATCAGTTCCTCCAAGTTCAATATCAGTATCCATTGCAACAGAATCATACCCTTGAAGTAGTGGATAAGTAAACTCACTTACTGCAATAGGAGTATTTGAAGCATATCTTTTTGAGAAATCATCTCTTTCTAGCATTCTAGCTACTGTTAAGTTAGAAGCTAAGTTAATAAGACCAGCTGTTCCAAGTTCTTTTAACCATTTTGAGTTAAACATTACTTTTGTTTTCTCTGGATCCAAAATCTTAAATACTTGCTCTTTATATGACTCTGCATTTTGTAATACTTGTTCTGGGCTTAAAACTTTTCTAGTTTCACTTTTTCCAGTTGGGTCACCAATAGTAGCAGTAAAGTCTCCAATTAAAAATTGTACAATTCCACCATGTTTTTGAAATGTTGCCATTTTTTGAATAAGAACAGTATGTCCTAAGTGTAAATCAGGAGCAGTTGGGTCAAAGCCAGCTTTTACATTAAAATTCTCACCGTTTTCATAATAGTTTCTAATAAGTTTTTCAATTCTTTCAATATCAATTATTTCTGCAGTTCCTCTTTGAATTTCTGCTAAAGCTTCTTTAATTTGTTCTTCCATAAATCCTCTTTTTTAAACTTATTTGTTATAGGCATCTTTTTTAGAAAAGAATTCTATAACCTTTGCTTCTTTTTCAATTAATTTTCTTACTTCTTCAATATTTGATTTATTTACTTCAAACTCAATGTCACAATATTGTCTATATGAGTGTTTTTCTCTTCCATATTCAACAGATAAAATATAACCTTCAAATTGACTCATATATATTAGAAGTCGTGCTAACTCACCCTTTGTATTTGGTAAGCTAACCACCATTTTATATTGGTAAAGTGTATCTTTTGTCCATTTACAAAAAAGCATTTCATCATTACTCATAATCTTCTTATATGCTTTATCACACATTTTATGATGAATTACTGCTTTGTTCCCTTCTTTGAATGCTACAATTTCGTCAGCAAACTTTGGGTGACAACAGTGGTCAAATGATACAGAATTAATGCTAAAATTCGAATATATAATTATATTGTCAAATTTAAATCTTTTGATTTTACTAGCATACATTTTAAATCTAGCTACAAAACCTCGTTTTTCTATTACTTTTTTCTCAATTTCATGTTTTAAGTGCTTTAAGTAATCAAGATTATGTGGAACTTTTTGTAAAGGTTCTTTTTTTACAAAAGATGTAATACTATCAATATATTTTGAGAAGAAAGAGTTTAAAATATTTCTTCCTGTTAATTCATCTATTTCTCTTAATCTTTGAGAACATAAAAATTTTATTTGTTTTTTTGCTCTTGTTGTTTTTACTAAATCTGCCCATGAACATCTAGGAATAGCATAATCAACAGTTTTAATCGAAACTATATCAGAGCTTTTTAACTCCGTTAAAAGTGGTTTTTTAACTTTGTTAATAAAACATTCAACAGCATTTCTTCCTACATCTGTATGTACAGAATAGGCGTAATCTAAAGCTGTAGAACCCCTTGGTAAGTTGAATGTATCTCCTTGTGGTGAATAAACAACTATATCTTCTGAAAAAAGATCATCTTTTGTATCTTGATAAAACTCTTCTATATTTTCATTAGAGTATTCTAATGATTTCAACCAATTTAAATTTGGTTGATTTTTTGCACCAGTTTTATATTTCCAATGTGCTGCAATACCATATTCAGCTACTTTATTCATCTCAAAAGTTCTAATTTGAACTTCATAGATTTTAGAATTATAAAATACTGTAGTGTGAATAGTTCTATATCCATTCTCTTTTGGTGTAGAAACATAATCTTTAAATCTAGAAATTAAAGGTTTATACTCTAAGTGTAAAAAACCTAGAACCTTGTAACAATCTATATCTTCTTCAACTAAAACTCTAATAGCAAGTAAGTCAAGTACTTCATCTATACTTACACCTTTTCTTTGCATTTTTAAATAAATTGAATAATAATGCTTTATTCTACTATTTATTTGAATTTTACTTAAGTCATAACCATTTTTTTCTAATATCTTTTTTGTTGAAGAAATAAACTTATTAAAAGTTAGTTGGATTGCATGTTGGTGTTCTTTAATAAAATCATCAATTTTTTTGTACTCTTGTGGATAAATATAAAAAAATGCCAAATCCTCTAGGGTATTTTTAATTGTTGAAATACCTAGTCTATGAGCAATAGGAACATATACTACAAGAGTTTCTTCTGCAATTCTTAATTGCTTTTTATGTGGTAGGGCATCTAGCGTTAACATATTGTGTAGCCTATCACAAAGTTTAACAACTAAAACTCTAACATCATCAATTGATGCAATTAACATTTTTCTAAATGTAAGGGCAGAGGCAATAAGCTTTTTATCTGAATCAGAAGGTGCTAATTCATGCTCTCTTATTGCATCAATTTTTGTAAGTCCATCAACCATATGAGCAACTTCATCACCCCAGTTGCTTCTAATAAAGTTGATATCATATTTTGTATCTTCTACTACATCATGAAGTAAAGCTGTTGCAATTACATCCTCTTCTTTAGAAAAGTGAGAAGCAATTGAAGCAACCAATAAAGGGTGCACAGAATATGGTTCACCACTTTTTCTATATTGTCCTTTGTGAGCCTCAATAACAAAGTCAATAATTTCTTGAAGTTTCGGGGTGATTTTTGCTTCTGTATGAAGTAAGTGGATAGCATCGTCAAGAGTATTTATACTCTCTATTTTTTCAATAAATGGATCCATAAAATGATCTTTTAATTAATCATAAAAGCCTAAGCTTTTATAATTAATTTTTATCTACTAAACCTTCTATTACAAGTAGGCCATCTGCAATTTCATCAATTGCAATATCAGTATATTTCATATTTTGAGTATTTTTTTCTAATAATGGTTTTGCACCTTTACTTAACTCATCTGCTCTTTGACCAACTGCAATTGATAAAATATATCTATCGTTGTTTACTCTTTCTAAGGCTTTAGCCATTCTTTCTTCTAATCTCATCGGGTTTTCCTTTTGCCTATAATTTTTTATTTAACAATTGAACATTTAGTATAGTCACCTTGAACGATTTTTAAAAGATTACCTTTTTCGTTCATATTTGCAACTACAATTGGAAGTTTATTATCTTTTGCTAGTGCAATAGCAGTATCATCCATAACTTTGATATGATCTTCTAAAGCTTGGTCATAAGATATTGTATCAAGTTTTACTGCGTCTTCATATTTCATTGGGTCTTTATCATAGATACCATCAACTTTTGTTGCTTTAATTAACATTGATGCATCAATCTCTGTTGCTCTTAATGTAGCAGCAGTGTCAGTTGTAAAGTATGGGTTTCCAGTTCCAGCAGAGAAAATAACAACTCTACCTTTTTCTAGGTGTCTTTGAGCTTTTCTTACAATAAATGGTTCAGCAATTTGTTCCATTTTAATTGCAGTTGAAAGTCTAGCATTTAAACCTTTATGTTCTAAAGCTTCTTGCATTGCAACACCATTAATAACAGTTGCCAACATACCCATATAGTCAGCACTTGTTCTTTTTATAATACCATCAGCAGCAGCTGTAACACCTCTAATGATGTTACCACCACCAATTACTATTCCAACAGCGATGTTATTATCAACTAACTCTTTGATTTCATTTGCAATATAGTCTAAAATCTGAGTGTCAATACCATATCCGTCAGCACCAGCAAGTGCTTCACCTGAAAACTTTACAAGTACTCTTTTGTTCATTGTGTTCCTTTAATAATTACGGGATTATACCTAAAAATTTCTAAAAAAAAAGTTAATAAAACTAACTTAATGCCCATTCATAAAATGGTAAAACATTTATTTCAATATTTTCTTTTTTTATTGTTTCATTGTTTGAAACGGTAATTATGTAAATTTCTTTGATATCATGTTCATTTGCTGATTTGATAATTTTTTTAAGTTGAGAGCTCATAAGCATTGAATTAAAAAAAGGAATAGAGCATATAGCAATATTCTCTTTTGGCAAGTAAAAATCAATATAATCTAAATAAAAAATCTCTTGTTTTTTATTAATTAACTCCTGAAAAACAATATTTGTAAGCTCATTTTTAAATTTCTTTTTATGGGTTATTGCATCTAAAAATGCAGAGTTGTATGAGTATATCTTTTTGGGTGCTTTATCTTGATTATATTTTTTTATAAAATAGATAATCTTTTTATCTTCATACTCTTTGCACTTTGTATAGAATTTATCTTTTGAAATTTTTATATCTTGTTTAAGGTTTAAAAAAAGTTGATTTAATGATTTTTTTTCATCAATATTTTCAAATAGTATTTTTAATATCATTTCACTTGTTTCATCTTGAGTAAATAGTTTTAATACTTGTTGAAGGTGATAATAGACCTTATATTCTGATAAGTTAACTGTTTGAGGTAAATTTCCATGTTTTAGAAAAGTATTAAAGCTTTGGGTAATATTTTGGTTTTTATTTTCATGGAGTAAATACTCTTCAAAATCTAAAGGACTTAAAAACAAATTTTTATATCCTTTTAACTCCTTTTTTTCATATGTAGAAATTATTACACTATCACAATATGGAATTTTAAATGAAAAATCAAAGTTTTCAAGTACTAATACTTTGATATTATTTCTAAAGATATACTCTTCAAGATTTTCTTTTATTACTTCATAAGAGTTTCTAATGTCTTTAAAATCGATATATAAGTAATCTTTTGTATCAAAGTTTGATAGATAATCAAAAATAAGAAATGTTTTTCCTGAACCCATTGGACCAGAAAGTATTGTCTTGGGATGAGTAATTCTAATCTTTCTTTCAATAAAATTTATTTTAGAAAGTTCAAACTCATGACAATACTCTAAAGTATTCATTTTCTTTTTTCGTGAAGGACTACAGCCTCTTTTACTGCATTTACATAACTTTTTATATTTATTTTTCTATTTCTTTTATAGGCAATATCAAATGCAGTTCCATGGTCAACTGATGTTCTTATAATTGGAAGATTTAAACTTACATTAATACTTTGATCAAAGTATAAAGCTTTTAGTGGAGCTAATCCTTGGTCATGGTACATTGCTACAAAGTATTTGTAGTTTTTCCTTGACATTGGAGAAAAAGCAGTATCAGGTACTAAAGGACCTTTGAAAATCTCTTTATTTAGTTCTTTATTTGCATTTTTAATTGCTTTAAAAATTTCTACTTCTTCATTACCTAAAACGCCATTATCGCTAGCATGGGGATTAAGTCCTAAAACACCTATTTTTTTAGCATTTACACTTTTTTGAAAATCTAAAAGAAAAGTAGTTAAATCTTTTTCATTTATTTTTTTAGGAACTTTTTTTAAAGCACAATGTTCTGTAAAAAGACCTACAAACATTTTTTTGCATCCTAGCATCATAATTGCATTTTTACCAAAAAAATCCCTTAGAACTTCTGTATGACCTTTATATTTTATTCCTGCTTTATTCCATGCTTCTTTATTAACAGGAAGAGTTACAATTGAAGTAACTTTTTTGTTTTTAGCAAGATTAATTGCTTTACAAAATGAGTCATATGAAAATTTACCACTTTTTTTTGTAACTTGTCCAGGTTTTATTTCAAAATCAGCTTTTACATTATGAATCTTAAACTCTTTTGGAATATCAAGTTCTAAAAGTTGTGAAGCATTTTTTAACATAGTTTTATTTATACAATAAATAGGTTCACAATATGTAGATATTTTTTCATGGGCACTAAGAGCTATTTCTATACCAATACCATTTAAATCACCTACTGAAATAGCAATTTTAGGTTTTTTGGTACTCATACTAACTCTTTCATATCTTTAATAGCTTTTTCTAATCCTGTGAAAACAGACCTAGCAATAATACTTTGCCCAATATTTAACTCTTCAATTGTTTTGATAGATGAAATAAGTCCAACATTTTGATAGTTTAATCCATGTCCAGCAGCAACTTTTAAATTAAGTTCTTGCGCTAAAGCAGCAGATTTTTTAATATCTTTTCTACTTTTGTTAAGTAAATCTTTAAGTACTTTTTTAGGTAATTCTAACTCTTTAATACAGTGGTGTGTTTGACTTAAATTACTATATAACATTGCATAAATATTTGCAAAAGATCCTGTATGAAGTTCTACCCACTCAACTTTTAGTTTAGAACTTAATTCAATCATCTCTTTAGTAGGATCAATAAATAGTGAAACTTCAATTTCATTGTCATGCAATTTTTTAATAGCTTTTCTGATTTTAGTATAATATGTATCTAAATTAAGTCCACCTTCTGTTGTAACTTCTTCTCTTTTTTCTGGAACAAGAGTCGCTCTATTAGGTTTTAACTTACAAACTATATCAATGATTTCTTCATCAATAGCACACTCTAAGTTAACTGGAAGTGAACTTTGTTCTATAATTGCTTTTGCATCATTATCATGAATATGTCTTCTATCTTCTCTTAAGTGAATAGTAATTTGATCAGCACCAGCAAGTTTACAAATTCCTAATGCATCAAGTGGGTTAGGGTCATTTATTTGTCTTGCTTCTCTTAAAACAGCTATATGGTCTATAT belongs to Arcobacter sp. CECT 8983 and includes:
- a CDS encoding nitronate monooxygenase produces the protein MKIGKYEIKHPIIQGGMGVGISWDQLAGNVSKEGGLGVISSVGTGYYKNASENVNIVLRKDKPKDVMNFYSRDAFFEIVENARKICGDAPLGCNILHACNDYGRMVKDACEAGINIIITGAGLPTNMPKFTQDYPEVALVPIVSSARALKLICKKWKKYNKVPDAIIVEGPLSGGHQGFKYEDCFKEESKLENIVPPVIEEAKNWGEDIPIIAAGGIWDKNDIDKFMAMGCAGVQMATRFIGTYECDADTNLKKVLIDSKEDDIKLMKSPVGLPARGVMTNLQKSLEEKTAPKVVCISNCVAPCHRGVEARAVGYCIADRLGAAYQGDLDTGLFFTGANGYKVDRLISVHELMEKLTKGE
- the tyrS gene encoding tyrosine--tRNA ligase gives rise to the protein MEEQIKEALAEIQRGTAEIIDIERIEKLIRNYYENGENFNVKAGFDPTAPDLHLGHTVLIQKMATFQKHGGIVQFLIGDFTATIGDPTGKSETRKVLSPEQVLQNAESYKEQVFKILDPEKTKVMFNSKWLKELGTAGLINLASNLTVARMLERDDFSKRYASNTPIAVSEFTYPLLQGYDSVAMDTDIELGGTDQKFNLLMGRTLQKAYECKKQQAVLMMPILEGLDGVQKMSKSLGNYIGVTDKANDMFGKVLSISDELMWRYFELLSSKSLKEIEQMQKDVNDGSLHPKKVKESLAMEIVERYHGTGSGEKAKEEFEKVFAKKDIPSDMPEFELEAGIWICQALVDSGLVKSTSQARRDVKANAVSINQEKVQDEKLNLEAGEYILQKGKKSFAKIIIK
- a CDS encoding N-acetylmuramoyl-L-alanine amidase — protein: MDYLKAVLNSDKDKEIKNLKILIKAGKKLNKDITKYQSELNKYNNQTKKHIKIELIEVVKTKKTTKTKISKEIEKRAEDYKYTIKAVESRKNMIIIDFKTKVSKNYINFFEEKVKSGYQDIYDIKGSFKDAYPTKLSIDGVKQIVIKQKTPNTLRILFEDNYNLKTVYFFVNNKRLILKVLDTKNNASNSSKTTTKKPKKVQYRPGLNKVVVIDAGHGGKDPGGIGPRKRYEKVVVFKVAKYLESHLKKRGYKVYLTRNKDRFIKVRNRTVLANKKSADIFISIHANAIGKAKANKLEGIETFFLSPARSERAKRVAAKENGSDVSKMNGSTKKAFLESLNRPRITASHKLSIDIQRNMLFNARKIYKEVVDGGVREGPFWVLVGAQMPSVLIEVGYITHPEESRRLYQTKYQKALAKGIANGVDSYFLKNP
- a CDS encoding bifunctional (p)ppGpp synthetase/guanosine-3',5'-bis(diphosphate) 3'-pyrophosphohydrolase, with the translated sequence MDPFIEKIESINTLDDAIHLLHTEAKITPKLQEIIDFVIEAHKGQYRKSGEPYSVHPLLVASIASHFSKEEDVIATALLHDVVEDTKYDINFIRSNWGDEVAHMVDGLTKIDAIREHELAPSDSDKKLIASALTFRKMLIASIDDVRVLVVKLCDRLHNMLTLDALPHKKQLRIAEETLVVYVPIAHRLGISTIKNTLEDLAFFYIYPQEYKKIDDFIKEHQHAIQLTFNKFISSTKKILEKNGYDLSKIQINSRIKHYYSIYLKMQRKGVSIDEVLDLLAIRVLVEEDIDCYKVLGFLHLEYKPLISRFKDYVSTPKENGYRTIHTTVFYNSKIYEVQIRTFEMNKVAEYGIAAHWKYKTGAKNQPNLNWLKSLEYSNENIEEFYQDTKDDLFSEDIVVYSPQGDTFNLPRGSTALDYAYSVHTDVGRNAVECFINKVKKPLLTELKSSDIVSIKTVDYAIPRCSWADLVKTTRAKKQIKFLCSQRLREIDELTGRNILNSFFSKYIDSITSFVKKEPLQKVPHNLDYLKHLKHEIEKKVIEKRGFVARFKMYASKIKRFKFDNIIIYSNFSINSVSFDHCCHPKFADEIVAFKEGNKAVIHHKMCDKAYKKIMSNDEMLFCKWTKDTLYQYKMVVSLPNTKGELARLLIYMSQFEGYILSVEYGREKHSYRQYCDIEFEVNKSNIEEVRKLIEKEAKVIEFFSKKDAYNK
- a CDS encoding NUDIX domain-containing protein, which codes for MAKVKAYGILLYKIQNESIKVLLCKSVKSLDRWGCLKGVILKGESSKECAKREFKEECGITVPTFIFEKYFSQENDEKDIGVWIVNANKIEGIDSFFSKDKLLDNYLSWENSKVKFFDIKDLPKIKKKQSQLVSKIKGFLENMNRHH
- the pth gene encoding aminoacyl-tRNA hydrolase; this translates as MHLIVGLGNIGEKYQLTRHNVGFLVIDEMTKSLQSSNINKSNFKADVLKSGYNLFVKPSTYMNNSGQAVVAIKDYYKIDIENIIVIHDDLDLPFGTVKFKIGGGHGGHNGLRSLDSHIGKDYIRVRIGIGKPEDKSDVANYVLSNFSKEELNKLEGIITHTIKAIEALKSEPIDEVKSKFTLK
- a CDS encoding 50S ribosomal protein L25/general stress protein Ctc, whose translation is MLEGIIRDSITKQATKTLRRDGYLIANIYGKGLENVNAAFKKNDFIKYLRNKTTLAFDVNVGGNQIKVVVQEYQKDPITSDLVHVDLMVAQPGVKTTYKVPVTVEGTPKGLKNKGLFVYHKKRVPVKSTIENLPESFHLEISDLDTGDNILVRNLELPEGVQCFLDPRVPIVGVIKAK
- a CDS encoding DNA-directed RNA polymerase subunit omega, with amino-acid sequence MRLEERMAKALERVNNDRYILSIAVGQRADELSKGAKPLLEKNTQNMKYTDIAIDEIADGLLVIEGLVDKN
- a CDS encoding LptF/LptG family permease, with the protein product MRIITKYILKKYLINFIIVLMSLQLFFVGMDFLQNSKDLPASANLQLLYLMYNSFFTLTLTLPLSLVFGWIVTLVIFVRNNELVAFSSLGAKRVNIYFPVVIISFILLAILIFIQTTPLAYSYEQKKKILDGNYFSSSKSDIFLKYDNNFIYFKKLHPLRKEAEDIHIYKVEDRDLVETIIAKRAYFQNNKWYVVDAKIVKKPKEMNFETSRLEVRYEKFLNTLEGFKPKILDNVYEEKSNFSIMDAFSALSLLEKQGVNTDKIRAAIYYEIFIPFFILPLIMIIFSYTSLNRRFFNVGSYTSLTIFGTLVIWGIFFMLYKFSNSGVIKPELSLLLPLFLWFSGTYIIYKKRKKNG